The following are from one region of the Dreissena polymorpha isolate Duluth1 chromosome 2, UMN_Dpol_1.0, whole genome shotgun sequence genome:
- the LOC127865516 gene encoding sushi, von Willebrand factor type A, EGF and pentraxin domain-containing protein 1-like, with translation MIEGATQYNSSTYASSLGHCFRECFDDSLCYTFVYSLNICYKYGCDGNCKLTSGGVNTVYQRVCLRDCMPLMNTSQYAVTVTGGVTHGAIAKYTCKPDNSYQSGDLTRECQSNSTWSGIAPNCVADCGLPTPILNGSYTLSQGTTLGSTATLQCQAGFQLANGDSTLICDASSQWIGTQPVCEIIDCGQLGDLQNGLYNLSSGTQYGSIATASCLAGYTNQNTANIVCSDNGKWNGSLTDCTPVDCGPVQNIENGIVVATGSTFGQTANFYCIPGFKLIGPTLLKCNESSKWEPNLPSCRVKDTSSESLPKNLYIMPCICYNKTWTGLTQEQIIAHLIRNTSIDARNTTMALSKLSCRRDERPVSVIFGYVASGLIGGLFLLVVISDLPRLIHDFRFYF, from the exons ATGATAGAAGGAGCGACCCAGTACAACTCTTCTACCTATGCTTCCTCGCTTGGCCATTGTTTTCGGGAATGCTTTGACGACAGCCTGTGCTACACATTTGTATATTCCTTAAACATTTGTTACAAGTACGGATGTGATGGTAATTGTAAGCTGACCTCCGGCGGTGTAAACACTGTTTATCAGCGCGTCTGTCTCAGAG ATTGTATGCCGTTGATGAACACATCGCAATACGCTGTAACAGTAACAGGTGGTGTTACGCACGGAGCCATTGCAAAATACACGTGTAAACCAGACAATAGCTATCAAAGCGGAGACCTTACGAG GGAATGCCAAAGCAATAGTACTTGGTCAGGAATTGCTCCGAATTGCGTGGCTGATTGTGGATTACCGACACCGATTTTAAACGGCTCCTACACTTTGTCTCAGGGAACCACACTTGGAAGCACAGCGACACTCCAGTGTCAAGCCGGGTTCCAATTAGCAAACGGGGATTCCACTCTGATATGCGATGCGAGTTCACAATGGATCGGTACACAGCCAGTCTGTGAAATAATAGATTGCGGCCAGCTTGGCGATTTGCAAAATGGATTGTACAACCTATCGTCCGGAACCCAGTACGGTAGCATTGCAACAGCATCGTGTTTAGCTGGGTACACGAACCAAAACACTGCCAACATTGTATGTTCCGATAATGGTAAATGGAACGGTTCTCTTACCGACTGCACTCCAGTTGATTGTGGACCggtgcaaaatattgaaaacggCATTGTAGTTGCAACAGGATCAACATTTGGACAAACAGCAAACTTTTACTGTATACCTGGGTTTAAATTAATTGGTCCTACTTTATTGAAGTGTAATGAGTCGTCCAAATGGGAACCAAATTTACCAAGCTGCCGAG TTAAGGATACCAGCAGTGAAAGCTTACCAAAGAATCTCTACATCATGCCGTGCATTTGTTACAACAAGACGTGGACGGGACTGACGCAGGAGCAGATAATAGCTCATTTGATACGGAACACCTCGATAGACGCACGGAACACCACTATGGCGCTCAGCAAGCTAAGCTGCCGACGCGACGAAAGACCCGTCTCCGTCATATTCGGCTACGTTGCTTCGGGATTGATCGGCGGGCTGTTTTTGCTGGTGGTAATCTCAGATTTGCCAAGGCTTATCCATGATTTTAGATTCTATTTCTAG